In one Polynucleobacter sp. JS-JIR-5-A7 genomic region, the following are encoded:
- the pstA gene encoding phosphate ABC transporter permease PstA — protein sequence MNNSSNIDKSIFAKRKRANKIGLTLSMGAMLLGMIFLFWILGVLLFKGFSAIDLSLFTHSTPAPGSEGGGLANAIVGSLLLVGTCTLISTPIGVLAGLYLSEYGDRSRVAAVTRFVTDIMLSAPSIVIGLFVYAFVVAQARHFSGWAGTIALSLIAIPVVVRTTENMLRLVPGSLREAAYALGTPKWKVAFMITLRAAQSGVMTGILLALARVSGETAPLLFTALNNQFFSTNMNAPMANLPVVIFQFAMSPYDNWVELAWGGALLITFAVLGLNILARVVFREKVQG from the coding sequence ATGAACAATTCTTCCAACATCGACAAAAGCATCTTTGCTAAACGTAAAAGAGCCAATAAGATTGGCCTTACCTTGTCTATGGGTGCCATGCTCCTAGGAATGATCTTCCTTTTTTGGATTCTGGGTGTTTTGTTATTTAAGGGCTTTTCAGCCATTGATTTGAGTCTGTTCACTCATAGCACGCCAGCGCCTGGTTCAGAAGGTGGTGGACTAGCTAATGCAATCGTCGGCAGTCTTCTATTGGTTGGAACTTGTACCTTGATTAGCACTCCCATTGGCGTTCTTGCGGGTCTTTATTTATCTGAATATGGTGATCGCAGTCGTGTAGCTGCTGTAACGCGTTTTGTAACCGACATTATGTTATCTGCACCATCAATTGTTATTGGCCTGTTTGTCTATGCATTTGTGGTTGCGCAGGCTAGACACTTCTCTGGATGGGCTGGAACGATTGCATTATCTTTGATTGCGATTCCGGTAGTCGTACGAACTACTGAGAATATGTTGCGCTTAGTGCCTGGAAGTTTGCGTGAGGCAGCCTATGCTTTGGGTACACCCAAGTGGAAGGTAGCTTTTATGATTACTTTGCGGGCAGCGCAAAGTGGTGTTATGACTGGTATCTTGCTGGCCTTAGCACGTGTAAGTGGTGAAACAGCCCCATTGCTCTTCACAGCACTGAATAATCAATTTTTCTCAACCAATATGAATGCACCTATGGCCAATTTGCCAGTGGTGATTTTCCAATTTGCCATGAGTCCTTATGACAACTGGGTTGAGCTTGCCTGGGGTGGTGCCTTGCTGATCACGTTTGCCGTTCTTGGCTTAAATATTTTGGCACGCGTTGTATTCCGTGAGAAGGTCCAAGGATGA
- the pstB gene encoding phosphate ABC transporter ATP-binding protein PstB: MKSMFDLNKIDSQGGSVETANQQSNQAAINALEVRNLNFFYGSFQGLKDINLDIEQGKVTAFIGPSGCGKSTLLRTLNRMYDLYPGQRAEGEINFYGQNILEPGQDLNLLRSRIGMVFQKPTPFPMSIYENIAFGVRLYEKLSRSEMDERVEWALNKAALWTEAKDKLNQSGLSLSGGQQQRLCIARGVAVKPSVILLDEPTSALDPISTGKIEELINELKHEYTIAIVTHNMQQAARVSDYTAYMYLGSLVEYGKTDEIFIKPKRKETEDYITGRFG, translated from the coding sequence ATGAAATCAATGTTTGACTTAAATAAGATTGATAGTCAAGGGGGTAGTGTGGAAACCGCAAATCAACAATCAAACCAAGCTGCCATTAATGCGCTTGAAGTTCGAAATCTTAATTTCTTTTATGGGTCCTTTCAAGGTCTCAAAGATATTAATCTTGATATCGAGCAAGGTAAGGTTACTGCCTTTATTGGCCCATCAGGTTGCGGTAAATCCACTCTGTTGCGCACGCTAAATCGTATGTATGACCTCTATCCAGGTCAACGTGCAGAGGGTGAAATTAACTTCTATGGTCAAAATATTCTTGAGCCAGGCCAAGATTTGAATTTATTACGTTCACGTATTGGCATGGTATTCCAAAAACCAACGCCATTTCCAATGTCTATTTATGAAAACATTGCCTTTGGTGTTCGCTTATATGAAAAACTCTCACGCTCTGAAATGGATGAGCGGGTAGAGTGGGCGCTCAATAAGGCTGCATTATGGACTGAAGCAAAAGATAAATTGAATCAAAGTGGTTTATCTTTATCTGGTGGTCAGCAACAGCGTTTGTGTATCGCCCGTGGCGTTGCCGTGAAGCCCTCCGTCATCTTGCTTGATGAACCTACTTCTGCTTTAGATCCAATCTCTACTGGAAAAATTGAAGAGCTCATCAATGAGCTTAAGCACGAATACACCATTGCGATTGTTACCCACAACATGCAACAGGCTGCCCGTGTTTCGGATTACACAGCTTATATGTACCTTGGTAGTTTGGTGGAGTATGGTAAAACAGATGAAATCTTTATCAAGCCTAAGCGTAAAGAAACAGAAGACTATATTACCGGTCGCTTCGGTTAA
- the phoU gene encoding phosphate signaling complex protein PhoU produces the protein MPDKHLSSQFDADLNSLSSRLLEMGGLVESQIATAMRAFTQMDLDTCNIVIENEKLVNDLEIQIDLACTELIARRQPTARDLRLVMAVSKAITNLERAGDEAERVAKRTKRLIESTAPHNINVAEIRLSGQMAINLLRRSLDAFARLDTVAAAEVVAEDRQIDEEFRGFVRKLISYMSEDPHTISTGLDMLTIAKAIERIGDHAKNIAEFVIYIAKGSDVRHIPHEDLVREANKSE, from the coding sequence ATGCCAGATAAACATCTTTCATCACAATTTGATGCAGACCTCAATTCGCTTTCAAGCCGTTTGCTTGAAATGGGCGGATTGGTCGAGTCTCAAATTGCTACCGCTATGCGTGCTTTTACGCAAATGGATCTTGATACTTGCAATATCGTTATTGAGAATGAAAAGCTTGTTAACGACCTAGAAATTCAAATCGATTTAGCCTGCACTGAGCTGATTGCACGTCGTCAGCCTACTGCGCGAGATCTTCGTTTGGTGATGGCTGTATCAAAGGCCATAACTAACTTAGAGAGAGCGGGTGATGAAGCAGAGCGTGTAGCTAAAAGAACTAAGCGCTTAATTGAGTCTACAGCTCCACACAACATTAACGTTGCTGAAATTCGATTATCAGGACAGATGGCCATTAACTTATTGCGCCGTAGCTTAGATGCATTTGCAAGACTAGATACTGTAGCTGCTGCAGAAGTGGTTGCTGAAGATCGTCAGATTGATGAAGAATTTAGAGGCTTCGTTCGTAAGTTAATCTCATATATGTCTGAAGATCCTCATACTATTTCTACTGGATTGGATATGCTGACCATTGCCAAAGCAATTGAGCGTATTGGCGATCATGCTAAGAATATCGCTGAGTTTGTGATTTATATCGCAAAGGGCTCTGATGTACGCCATATTCCGCATGAAGATTTAGTACGCGAAGCAAATAAAAGCGAATAA
- the phoB gene encoding phosphate regulon transcriptional regulator PhoB has product MTHRILVIEDEPSIAELIAINLSHAGYEVEKAMQTDIAQGLIKEQLPSLIILDWMLPGKSGVQFAKELRANERTRGLPILMLTAKSEEADKILGLDSGADDYVTKPFSPKELIARVRALLRRQTPIEDTGPLAVGPLKLDPSSHRVLAIWPNSDPRPISLGPTEYRLLQFFMANPERVHSRANLLDKVWGNEVYIEERTVDVHIKRLRAALNPVDCDRFIETVRGSGYRITKTPTET; this is encoded by the coding sequence ATGACTCACCGCATACTAGTTATTGAAGATGAGCCATCAATTGCAGAATTGATTGCAATCAATTTGTCGCATGCTGGTTATGAAGTAGAGAAGGCGATGCAAACTGATATTGCTCAAGGTCTCATAAAAGAGCAATTGCCAAGCCTCATCATCCTGGATTGGATGCTTCCTGGTAAATCAGGCGTGCAGTTTGCCAAAGAGTTGAGAGCAAATGAGCGCACGAGAGGTCTGCCAATTTTGATGCTCACTGCCAAAAGCGAAGAGGCAGATAAGATCTTAGGGTTGGACTCTGGTGCAGATGATTATGTAACCAAGCCCTTCTCTCCTAAAGAGCTGATTGCAAGGGTAAGGGCACTTCTGCGCAGACAAACCCCGATTGAAGATACCGGACCTCTTGCTGTGGGCCCCTTAAAGCTAGATCCAAGCTCCCATCGTGTTTTAGCTATTTGGCCCAATTCTGATCCAAGACCGATTTCTTTAGGGCCCACTGAATATCGACTTCTACAGTTTTTTATGGCTAATCCTGAGCGCGTGCATTCACGCGCCAATTTGCTGGATAAAGTGTGGGGTAATGAGGTCTATATTGAAGAACGCACTGTAGATGTACACATTAAACGATTAAGAGCAGCATTAAACCCTGTAGATTGCGATCGTTTTATAGAGACTGTTCGAGGTAGTGGATACCGCATTACCAAAACTCCAACCGAAACCTAA
- the phoR gene encoding phosphate regulon sensor histidine kinase PhoR — protein MIAALSRFIFLVCLASAAAFIALYNWGPEWAIFSGISVLSMPLVYSYVNLARLRRYVQSDTVENMPLPSGFWEEVFFRLQRLVKSLKQRMRNIEQQHENFIEAFQASPNGIVMLDENDQIEWCNSISERFFGLNYKRDVMQRINFLIRRPEFIQYLTRRSFDEPLLLERMGTDGSLSLMLQAFPFGNQRHLLLVQNVTDLQKADAMRRDFVANVSHEMRTPITVLMGFLETVQALDLEKSQRDQYFEMMMSQAQRMKSLVEDLLTLANLEANSLPAATNKLNAETLISLLRNDAEALSQGKHSFNFEVASSENLLGDEREILSAFSNLVSNAIRYTPDAGSIHVKWSVNQDGQGEFSVTDTGPGIASEHLSRLTERFYRVDRSRSRDTGGTGLGLAIVKHIASRHQAQLMIESTPGKGSTFTLRFPKERLTA, from the coding sequence ATGATTGCCGCATTGTCTCGCTTTATTTTCCTAGTTTGCCTTGCATCGGCAGCTGCATTTATTGCCCTTTACAACTGGGGTCCTGAATGGGCGATTTTCTCTGGTATTTCAGTACTATCGATGCCCCTTGTTTACTCATACGTTAACTTGGCTCGTCTAAGGAGGTATGTTCAATCAGATACTGTTGAAAATATGCCCTTGCCCAGTGGTTTTTGGGAGGAGGTATTTTTTAGATTGCAGCGCCTGGTAAAAAGCTTGAAGCAAAGAATGCGTAACATTGAGCAGCAGCATGAAAATTTTATCGAGGCTTTCCAGGCGTCGCCCAACGGGATAGTGATGCTAGATGAAAACGATCAGATTGAATGGTGTAACTCAATCTCAGAACGTTTCTTTGGCTTGAACTATAAGCGCGATGTTATGCAGAGGATTAATTTTCTCATCCGGCGCCCTGAGTTTATTCAGTATTTAACTAGGCGTAGTTTTGATGAGCCTTTGCTCTTAGAGCGCATGGGTACCGATGGCAGTCTCAGTCTAATGTTGCAAGCATTTCCATTTGGAAATCAACGTCATTTACTGTTAGTGCAAAACGTCACCGATCTACAAAAAGCAGATGCAATGCGACGTGACTTCGTTGCCAACGTTTCGCACGAGATGAGAACGCCAATTACTGTATTAATGGGATTTCTAGAGACAGTTCAAGCATTAGATCTTGAGAAGAGTCAAAGGGATCAGTACTTCGAAATGATGATGTCTCAAGCGCAGCGCATGAAAAGCTTGGTTGAAGATCTTTTAACCCTAGCTAACTTGGAGGCGAATTCATTGCCTGCTGCGACAAATAAGCTCAATGCTGAAACATTGATATCGTTGCTTAGGAATGATGCAGAAGCATTATCTCAAGGTAAGCATAGTTTTAATTTTGAAGTAGCCAGTTCAGAAAATTTATTGGGTGACGAACGAGAAATACTCTCCGCATTTAGTAATTTAGTTTCAAATGCCATTCGATATACGCCAGATGCAGGCTCCATTCATGTGAAGTGGAGCGTAAACCAGGATGGTCAAGGTGAATTTTCTGTTACAGATACCGGCCCTGGAATTGCATCAGAACATCTTTCAAGACTTACAGAGCGTTTTTATCGAGTTGACCGGAGCCGATCTCGTGATACTGGAGGAACTGGCTTAGGTTTAGCTATCGTTAAGCATATTGCTAGCAGGCATCAAGCACAGTTAATGATTGAGAGTACGCCAGGTAAGGGCAGCACTTTTACCTTGCGGTTTCCAAAAGAGCGCTTAACAGCGTAA
- a CDS encoding MgtC/SapB family protein translates to MDWSLYSTIALRLALALLVGAILGLNRWLHHKSAGIRTHSLVAIGSATAVMLISDFVQDDAQAVSRVLQGLITGLGFLGAGVIIREQRSQKVHGLTTAASLWACALIGASFGAGQFALGGLSLGAILLTLIIGGPLERLMAEFTGVKRESEVSDDPD, encoded by the coding sequence ATGGATTGGAGCCTTTACAGCACTATTGCTTTGAGACTAGCTTTAGCTTTATTAGTTGGCGCAATACTCGGCCTTAACCGTTGGCTTCATCACAAATCTGCTGGCATTCGGACTCATTCCTTAGTAGCTATTGGCTCTGCAACAGCGGTTATGCTGATTAGTGACTTTGTCCAAGATGATGCACAGGCTGTCAGTCGCGTACTCCAAGGACTGATCACTGGTCTAGGATTTTTAGGTGCTGGAGTTATCATTCGTGAGCAACGCTCCCAAAAAGTCCATGGCCTGACTACGGCAGCCAGTCTTTGGGCATGCGCTCTGATTGGCGCGTCTTTTGGGGCTGGGCAATTTGCTCTAGGAGGATTGTCTTTGGGGGCAATTTTACTAACTCTGATCATTGGTGGCCCTCTTGAAAGGCTGATGGCAGAGTTTACTGGGGTAAAAAGAGAGTCTGAAGTTTCTGACGATCCGGACTAA
- a CDS encoding DUF2252 domain-containing protein: MSSEKKPLFAVLRSVESFKNPRPSIKKRMADGKALRKQVSIAEQGVYTAPKSRIDPVTILEEQAKQRIQSLIPIRYERMLQSPFAFYRGGAAIMAQDLANQPTTNIIVQLCGDMHVSNFGLFGTAEHRLVFGINDFDETLPGSWEWDIKRLVSSALIASESLGGDKALGKKLVYHIASEYQKRIEQYAKMPYLDLAQEFIGEKDIRKHFSKEHQKKLDAYLKETKGQGNIQVLQSLTTLVGKNRRIINRPPLIEHFKKDAYGVSLESMIDKALLNYSSTLLVDRQILFQRYSLKDFARKVVGVGSVGTNCMVLYFEGDSENDPLFLQYKEAQKSVLTPYLGESIYRDMGHRVVAGQRLLQGAPDIFLNYGAVQYDIHRSQGFYLRQLRDMKGGIGVGTGGVTLKNFPDYAKLFGWALALGHARSGDAAMIAGYCGQSAELNEALYSFAKSYSKQNMKDYEQFCKAVKSGKLQTAKKKIAL; the protein is encoded by the coding sequence ATGTCTTCTGAGAAGAAACCCCTATTTGCCGTTCTGAGGTCAGTAGAGTCCTTTAAAAATCCTCGCCCAAGTATCAAAAAGCGAATGGCCGATGGCAAGGCCTTACGCAAGCAGGTGAGCATTGCCGAGCAAGGGGTATATACAGCGCCAAAAAGCCGCATTGATCCTGTCACGATCTTGGAAGAGCAGGCCAAGCAACGCATTCAATCTTTAATTCCGATTCGCTATGAACGGATGCTGCAGTCTCCCTTCGCTTTTTACCGTGGTGGCGCTGCCATCATGGCACAAGATTTAGCCAATCAACCCACAACTAATATCATTGTCCAGCTCTGTGGAGATATGCATGTTTCCAACTTTGGTTTATTTGGAACAGCGGAACATCGATTGGTATTTGGTATCAATGATTTTGATGAAACGCTACCTGGCAGCTGGGAGTGGGATATCAAACGTTTAGTTTCTAGTGCTCTGATCGCATCAGAGAGTTTGGGTGGCGATAAGGCCTTGGGTAAAAAGTTGGTTTACCACATTGCATCAGAGTATCAAAAGCGGATTGAGCAATACGCCAAAATGCCTTATTTGGATTTGGCGCAAGAATTTATTGGTGAGAAAGATATTCGCAAGCACTTTAGTAAGGAGCATCAGAAAAAATTAGATGCCTACCTGAAGGAGACCAAGGGGCAGGGTAATATTCAGGTGCTGCAAAGTTTGACAACACTGGTGGGCAAGAATCGACGCATTATCAATAGACCTCCATTAATTGAACATTTTAAGAAAGATGCCTATGGCGTCTCCTTAGAATCCATGATTGATAAAGCCTTGTTGAATTACTCCAGCACATTATTGGTAGATCGACAAATCTTGTTTCAGCGTTACTCACTCAAAGATTTCGCCAGAAAAGTAGTCGGTGTTGGTAGCGTTGGAACCAATTGCATGGTCTTATATTTCGAGGGTGATAGCGAAAACGATCCCTTATTTCTGCAATACAAGGAAGCGCAAAAATCGGTCTTAACGCCCTATCTTGGTGAATCTATTTATCGCGATATGGGTCACCGTGTTGTAGCTGGCCAGAGATTGCTTCAGGGTGCCCCCGATATCTTCTTAAATTATGGCGCCGTTCAATACGATATCCATAGGAGTCAGGGTTTCTATTTGCGTCAATTGCGTGATATGAAAGGCGGTATTGGAGTTGGTACTGGTGGAGTGACTTTAAAAAACTTTCCTGATTATGCAAAGTTATTCGGTTGGGCCTTAGCCTTAGGTCATGCACGTTCGGGTGATGCTGCCATGATTGCGGGATACTGCGGTCAATCAGCAGAGCTCAATGAAGCGCTGTATTCTTTTGCAAAGTCTTATTCAAAGCAAAATATGAAGGACTATGAGCAATTCTGTAAGGCGGTTAAATCTGGAAAATTACAGACGGCAAAGAAAAAAATCGCCCTTTGA
- a CDS encoding alkaline phosphatase has protein sequence MKISYLIKAVLPILFTSFAGFIEAAAIYPIDQASILASSKFDIKVEFNQVIDPSNLSLTINGAPVNQLITSKSEFISDENGKGSSVIYRDVQLPKAGKYELVARTPQEKLQVTWDVYASGPRKVKNVILFVGDGMTIANRTAARVLSKGITEGKYQGRLAFDDMPSTAMIGTSGSDSLITDSANSMSAYTTGHKTAVNAMGVYVSRASDNLSHPKVETITELLKRKTKMSVGIVSDAELQDATPGAMVAHTRRRADKQYIADQLLASGAEVILGGGAAYFYPQSAKASKRKDEKNLIEAFKTDGYQLAFTKQELMSAADNKNTKKLFGVFHPDNMDGSLDRLFLKKNTVAQYPNQPDLTEMTQSAIEVLSRNPNGFFLMVEAALIDKFNHPLDWERAAFDTIMLSNAVQIAKDFAKKNPDTLIIVTPDHTHSGSISGVVHDDIPGPLREKVGTYASAGFPNYPKADVQGYPNQIDVTKRLAFFYGNYPDHYETMHPKLDGTFVPAVKNDSGKFVANPKYIQLQEDAIHVGGNLPSHQDVGVHTADDALLNAMGPGSEKFKGFMDNTEVFKVMVQSLGLGSK, from the coding sequence ATGAAAATATCCTATCTCATTAAAGCCGTACTCCCGATTTTGTTTACTTCCTTTGCGGGATTCATTGAGGCGGCTGCAATCTATCCAATTGATCAAGCTAGTATTTTGGCCAGCTCTAAATTCGATATCAAAGTAGAGTTCAATCAAGTAATTGATCCCAGCAATCTCTCCCTCACTATTAACGGAGCACCTGTCAATCAACTGATCACTAGCAAATCAGAATTTATCTCTGACGAAAACGGTAAGGGTAGCTCAGTGATCTATCGGGATGTGCAACTGCCTAAGGCAGGAAAATATGAGTTAGTAGCTCGTACACCACAAGAAAAGTTACAAGTGACTTGGGATGTTTATGCAAGCGGTCCACGTAAAGTAAAAAATGTCATTTTGTTCGTGGGTGATGGCATGACCATTGCCAACCGAACTGCTGCCCGTGTTTTATCCAAAGGCATCACAGAGGGTAAATATCAAGGTAGGCTGGCATTCGATGACATGCCTAGTACGGCGATGATTGGAACTTCGGGCTCTGATTCTTTGATTACCGATTCTGCCAATTCCATGAGTGCTTACACAACAGGGCACAAGACTGCTGTTAATGCCATGGGCGTTTATGTTTCTCGTGCCAGTGATAATTTATCTCACCCTAAGGTAGAGACGATCACTGAGTTGCTCAAGCGCAAGACCAAGATGTCAGTAGGCATTGTGTCTGATGCTGAATTACAAGATGCCACGCCAGGAGCTATGGTGGCCCATACAAGACGTCGCGCTGATAAGCAATATATTGCTGATCAATTATTAGCCAGTGGCGCCGAGGTTATTTTGGGCGGTGGTGCTGCTTACTTTTATCCTCAATCGGCAAAAGCATCTAAGCGTAAGGATGAAAAAAATCTCATTGAAGCATTTAAAACCGATGGCTATCAACTGGCATTTACTAAACAAGAGTTAATGTCTGCTGCGGATAATAAAAACACGAAAAAATTATTTGGCGTGTTTCATCCAGACAATATGGACGGCTCTTTAGATCGCCTTTTTCTCAAAAAGAATACTGTTGCCCAATACCCGAATCAACCTGATCTCACAGAGATGACTCAGTCGGCGATAGAGGTCTTATCTAGAAATCCAAATGGATTCTTTTTGATGGTAGAGGCTGCGTTAATTGACAAGTTCAACCACCCATTAGATTGGGAGAGAGCGGCTTTTGACACCATCATGCTGAGTAATGCTGTGCAAATCGCTAAAGATTTTGCCAAAAAGAATCCGGACACACTGATTATTGTGACGCCTGATCATACCCATAGTGGTTCGATCAGTGGCGTAGTTCATGACGATATACCGGGCCCACTGCGCGAGAAGGTGGGCACCTATGCATCGGCAGGATTCCCTAATTATCCTAAGGCAGATGTGCAGGGTTATCCCAATCAAATTGATGTGACTAAACGTCTGGCATTCTTCTACGGCAATTACCCAGATCATTATGAAACCATGCATCCGAAGCTAGATGGGACTTTTGTCCCAGCGGTCAAGAATGATTCTGGAAAATTTGTAGCTAATCCGAAATATATTCAGCTACAAGAAGATGCCATCCATGTGGGTGGCAATTTACCATCTCATCAGGATGTTGGTGTGCATACTGCAGACGATGCCTTGCTCAATGCAATGGGCCCAGGTTCTGAGAAATTCAAAGGCTTTATGGATAACACAGAGGTATTTAAAGTTATGGTTCAGTCTTTGGGTCTTGGCTCAAAATAA
- a CDS encoding GDCCVxC domain-containing (seleno)protein: MNIKSELLESILTCPHCQASEVISIEVGSSYHLYRCHSCSTILKPKSGDCCILCSFANRDCSSSEQNLAA, encoded by the coding sequence GTGAATATTAAATCTGAACTTCTAGAATCAATCCTTACCTGTCCTCATTGCCAAGCCTCTGAGGTCATCAGCATTGAAGTGGGTAGCTCTTACCACCTCTATCGTTGCCATTCTTGCAGCACGATTCTGAAGCCCAAGTCAGGTGATTGCTGCATTTTGTGTAGTTTTGCTAATCGCGATTGCTCAAGCTCTGAGCAAAACTTGGCTGCCTAA
- the ppx gene encoding exopolyphosphatase encodes MASHPVDPLSNPADLIAAVDLGSNSFRMLIAQAVNTPSGTQLRPIDTLRESVRLAAGLTENKLLGNDAYQRGLTAIRRFGERIRGFDPANVRAVATNTLRVAKNAQQFVDDAQIALGFPIEVIAGVEEARLIYIGAAHEVQAVQGNRLVVDIGGGSTEFIIGKGYEPKLLESLYIGCVSHSMRFFPKGNIDAHEFKEAELAARREIQVIAGAYLNSGWKQAIGSSGTARALAELISANDLNGHGDGLSMGRANPSSGLITREGLKALKKHLLKYENVNQVELVGLKDDRRSVWPGGLAIMLAVFDELGIEEMEVTDAALRSGVLYDLLGRSQHHDMRYVTVEQFMQRYAADREQANRVGKLAVDFLQQLPKPEAENRADNVALLKWAANLHEIGLSISHNGYHKHSAYIAANADMPGFSKNDQARLAALLIGHTGKLGKLANNHSFYDWRMLFCLRLAQVLCRGRNDTNLPRIKVSEHDGSYLVSLSKEWAAEHPLTEFSLIKEAAEWERVGRSYQVSLK; translated from the coding sequence TTGGCAAGTCATCCCGTAGATCCTTTATCTAATCCTGCAGACCTTATTGCTGCGGTGGATTTGGGATCTAATAGTTTCCGGATGCTCATTGCACAGGCAGTCAATACACCCTCTGGCACTCAACTAAGACCTATAGATACCTTGCGTGAGTCGGTGCGTCTTGCTGCCGGGCTTACAGAGAATAAATTACTTGGTAATGATGCTTACCAAAGAGGCTTAACCGCTATTCGCCGCTTTGGCGAGCGTATTAGAGGCTTTGATCCTGCCAACGTGCGCGCGGTTGCGACAAATACCCTACGGGTTGCAAAAAATGCACAGCAATTTGTAGATGACGCTCAAATAGCTTTAGGCTTTCCAATCGAAGTGATTGCAGGGGTTGAAGAGGCGCGTTTAATCTATATTGGTGCCGCCCATGAAGTCCAAGCCGTGCAAGGCAATCGTTTGGTGGTTGATATCGGCGGTGGCTCGACAGAATTTATCATCGGCAAAGGCTATGAACCCAAGCTCTTGGAAAGTCTCTACATAGGCTGCGTTTCTCATAGTATGCGTTTTTTCCCCAAGGGAAATATCGATGCACATGAATTTAAAGAGGCGGAGTTAGCTGCGAGACGGGAAATTCAAGTCATTGCTGGGGCTTATCTCAATTCTGGCTGGAAACAGGCAATTGGGTCTTCAGGTACGGCGAGAGCTCTGGCGGAGCTGATTTCCGCAAATGATCTCAATGGTCACGGGGATGGCCTGAGCATGGGTCGCGCGAATCCCAGCAGCGGTCTGATTACGCGTGAAGGCTTAAAAGCCCTTAAGAAACATTTGCTTAAATATGAGAATGTCAATCAAGTTGAGTTGGTAGGTCTTAAGGATGACAGAAGGTCTGTTTGGCCTGGTGGCTTAGCCATCATGCTGGCGGTGTTTGATGAGTTGGGCATTGAAGAGATGGAAGTCACTGATGCTGCTTTACGAAGTGGCGTCTTATACGATTTACTGGGGCGCTCACAACATCATGACATGCGCTACGTAACAGTTGAGCAGTTCATGCAGCGTTATGCGGCAGATCGTGAGCAGGCTAATCGGGTTGGCAAACTGGCGGTTGATTTTTTACAGCAGCTACCAAAGCCTGAGGCAGAGAATAGAGCAGATAATGTGGCTTTGTTGAAGTGGGCGGCTAATTTGCATGAAATCGGCCTTTCAATTTCCCATAATGGTTATCACAAGCATTCAGCCTATATCGCAGCGAATGCCGATATGCCTGGTTTTTCGAAGAATGATCAAGCTAGATTGGCGGCCTTATTGATTGGCCATACTGGCAAGCTTGGAAAGCTTGCAAACAACCATAGCTTCTATGATTGGCGCATGTTGTTTTGCTTGCGCTTAGCTCAAGTGCTGTGCCGTGGTCGTAATGACACCAATTTACCGCGTATTAAAGTTTCTGAACACGATGGATCTTATCTAGTGAGTCTTTCTAAAGAGTGGGCCGCTGAACACCCTCTAACAGAATTTAGTCTGATTAAAGAGGCGGCTGAATGGGAAAGAGTAGGTCGGTCTTACCAAGTCAGTCTGAAGTAA